Below is a genomic region from Rhododendron vialii isolate Sample 1 chromosome 5a, ASM3025357v1.
GTAGCATTCGGAAACTTCAAAGATAGATCAGGCAAGAAGCCACTAATCTGGTTGTGAGAGAGCTTTAGAGTATTTAATCCCGGGGATAGATCCCAGAACCAACTAGGAATATAACCTACAATTCCAGCACTAGAGATATCAAGCACAAAAAAATTGTGTTGAGTTCGAAGCCACTCTGGGAAATGAGGACCTAACTTGCAAGACGACAACTTTATAATTTCAATTTGGAAAGGGGGAACCCAATTAGAACTGATGTTAAAAGTTAGTGCATTGTaagagaagtccaaataccACAAACTAGAGAGATTGAAGAAGTGGGCTTCAGAGATTGTGCCTTTTAATGAGTTGAAACCGCAGCTTAAAAACACGAGCTTGTGAAGCTGTCCAATACCTCTGTCTATTGTCCCATTCAAATGATTGTCTTCTAGATATAAGCTTTTCAATGATGGAAACACTGAAAGATCAGGTAATGGCCCCGAAATTTGATTCCTCGACAAAGATAGATAAACAAGACTCGGAAGGTTTCCAATGTTTTTTGGGAATGAGCCACTTAATAGATTATTGTCAAGGTCCAATTCTCTCAACAGAGAAAATCTAGTGAAATCGGGCAATGGACCTTTAAGTCGGTTGTCAGATAATAGCAAAGTTTCTAATGAATTCTTTGCCCCTGACAACTTCTGCAGAAACTCATGAAACTCTTCTGTTAGATTATTATCAAACAAATACAAGGATTGCAAATGACTTGAATTCATAAAGGATTTTGGAAGGCCACCTTCAAGTTGATTTTCACTGAGAATGAGGTTTGCGAGAGAAACCATGTCCCCGAAGGCATCTGGAATCAAACCTTTTAACTCGTTACCTCCGAGGTCAATATGAGCAATGCTACTGCTACTGAAGTTGTACAACCAATTGAATATCGAAGAAGATAGACCATTGTAAGAAAAATCAACGACGGATAGGGACACAGAAGAATTAAAACAGAATGAGGAAAATTGAGCAACATTAGGAAGGGAACAACCAGATAAGTGCAACTCTTTGAGGAAAGGGAGATTACTGATAGATTGAACCCAACCAGTTTGTTTACTGAGTAAAACGTAAGAAAGGTCAAGGTGACTTAGTAAAGAAAGATGAGAAAGCCACTCGAGGTTTTCTCTATTCAGCGCAAGAGAATTGTAGCCGAGATCAAGATGCCTCAAGTTTGAAAGGTTGCTGAACTGATGAGGAATTGGGCCATAGAAATAATTCACACTAAGGTCCAAGTACCTCAAATGGTGCAATTCAAGCAATGAAGGGCTAATCTTACCTTTCAGACCATTAGCATGAAGATCAAGCATGGTGACGTGACTAGTAGTATTGTGGTTGCTGCAGTGGACCCCTTTCCATTTGCAACAGTCTTTtacatcttcttcttcagtACTCCCCCAAGAAAAGAGAGCATCAAAACCACTGGTAATAGCTTGCTTGAAGTTGAGGAGAGcttgtctctccctctctatgcACCTGATTGTTTCAGCATGATCACCAACTCCTGATCCTGAGGAGAGTGCAAGGTTCAAGTATGGTAATACCAAAAGGAGGAGAACATGGAGAAGTTGAAGAGAGGTTTTGCCCTTGATGATGATCATCTCCTCAAGGGAAATTAATTAAGAACAAGAGAAAGCTGTAAAAACACAAGCTAATGACAATTGGCGCGCATGCAGTCTGTGCTTTATTAGGTCTGTTAACCAATGCAATGGCACCCATCTTATAGAGATTGTGCTTACAATTGACTAAGTGCAAGACTAAAGAAGTTGCCCAGGACTTTCTCAGCAACCTTCCTTTTTCTTAAGTTTCTATTTCCTTATTTTGCTTTTTTAGAAATGCTAAAGTGCCCTCATCTTTTGATGCACATGAATCAAAAAATTTACTGCGTGTCTTTCCATGATGAATGGTAATATGGTAAACCACTTTACAACTAAAATGGGAAgtgattttcaaaatattataccattttgaaaaatattatgaatcaatGTGATGCATTACATGGTTAAAATATTATGTTTTCTTTCGATAAATGTTATGTCATTTTATGGTATTAATTTTACTACACCATTTGTGATTTTGTGTACGAcatctttaattttttattagccTTCTTGTGGTCAACATTAAGCATTCTTATGTGAAATTTAACGTGGATTCCGTATCCCAACACAACGTGACTTAGCTTAGCATTCCCCTTTTTTCTCTCCTTGTTAATTGAAAGAACTATTAGCATGTAATTAACTTCCTAATCATGCaagaaggcaaaaaaaattataacatcTGAGTAGCTAAAGTAAAGGAAATCAACTGAGACCCCTTTAGTAGCGGTGAGCGAAAACAGAAGTTCGAAAGAGCTTTTTCCCATGACCATTGCATAAGCAAAATTAAGAACCAGATGAAGCAGTACGTAGAAACACGAACTAATTGGAGTTTCCAAtctatgcatgtatatatagttCTGTTAACACAAGAAATGGCACTCATTTTGTATACTCTCTTCATCCCAAAAAGATTATCTATTACCAAATTGAGAAACTTAAAAGGGaatgtattttcttaaataaaataaactcaaaaatatttttgcaacTTATACTGGATATCAAAGATTCCTTACagtattttttggataattcagGCGTCTGAGTCagctttttttttgaacaacaaaagaaaagggaattcattaattttgaaagaaatataCAAAGAATAAAGGGATCGGGCCACGACGACAACACAACAGAAATCAAACAACCCCATAAAAGATGGCACCTTTGTGCCCACCAATCATACGCCACCCCGACCCAAGGAAGAAACCAAATGGTGTCTGTGCCAGCTTACTAGCACCACAACTAATTCGGGGGAACAATCCCACCACCCATTTACGGGGAATGACTCCATATAATTGATTAAATTCTTCAATTCTTTCACAAAGTGCATTCTTTTTAACACCAGGGGCAACATTTTGAGGACACCAAATTTTCCAACTTGTCAACTTCTCTTGGTAATAACTGCGATTGAAACCACAAGAAACTAAGCAAGCCCCAGTGGTACTAATTTGCAAATCTATGGCTGTAACTCAAGTCAAGGTCATGTATGGCTATAATACAATCTTGTCTCATCACTAGTCACATTCTAGTCCATCTTTTTCGATATTTTGGAAAAACCAAATTCGTGCTTACAATTGACTTAGCGCAAGACTAAAGTCCTTCCTTTTTTCCGTGTGTACCGGTGGATTTAAAAAGAACCTCACAAATTGACTTGGGTTATAGGTGTGGTTCTAGATGTACTCTTGACCGCATCTTATGGCGTAACTGATTATTCCTTAACTTGGACACCGAATTGGTTGGTTTAATTCCGGAGGAAATCGAGGAATGAACGTTACTTGTGGTCTCAATCTCTTTCAAGAGATTGAGGACCATGTCCAGATCAAAAGACCTATGGACTAACCAAACCAATCCGTAAACCACGGTTTACCTACTCCCCAAAACAAATTCTACTACCTACTGTTCTCATGCGCTCACATATTGTTCGGGAAAAAATAAAGGCAAGTAGATGTAACTTTAAAATTCACTGAAAATCTCCAACTTTTGCCAAGCACATGCAGCCACCATTCTCTTGCTTCGTGGGTAGGACACCCTCTGGTTCATTAAGGAAGGACAACTCTCACTAAAAGATAACTTTTTTCTGTTAAGATGCTATAGTTCAATCTTCGTCGCCTCCCCTTTAGGGAGAAAGAAAGCTGAAATAAATCGCAGTGAACGAAATAGATTACGATATAACAAGAGATCAAAATTCAATGAGTGGAGTGTCATTTTTCGAATTT
It encodes:
- the LOC131327856 gene encoding receptor-like protein EIX1, with the protein product MLDLHANGLKGKISPSLLELHHLRYLDLSVNYFYGPIPHQFSNLSNLRHLDLGYNSLALNRENLEWLSHLSLLSHLDLSYVLLSKQTGWVQSISNLPFLKELHLSGCSLPNVAQFSSFCFNSSVSLSVVDFSYNGLSSSIFNWLYNFSSSSIAHIDLGGNELKGLIPDAFGDMVSLANLILSENQLEGGLPKSFMNSSHLQSLYLFDNNLTEEFHEFLQKLSGAKNSLETLLLSDNRLKGPLPDFTRFSLLRELDLDNNLLSGSFPKNIGNLPSLVYLSLSRNQISGPLPDLSVFPSLKSLYLEDNHLNGTIDRGIGQLHKLVFLSCGFNSLKGTISEAHFFNLSSLWYLDFSYNALTFNISSNWVPPFQIEIIKLSSCKLGPHFPEWLRTQHNFFVLDISSAGIVGYIPSWFWDLSPGLNTLKLSHNQISGFLPDLSLKFPNATGIDLSNNLLTGSIPLVPTNLVFLNLSKNKFRGPLSFLCRSTFTKDQLLIYLDLSDNLLSGELPYCLSLFKMLSIFSLGNNNLNGKIPSSIGSLQRIQTLNLRNNNFSGEVPSSLKRCTKLSIIDFRGNKFTGIVPAWLGTHLTSLIVLILRSNEFKGSIPRQICHLNRIQILDFSQNHLSGSIRPCFSNFAALVETKNSDATTSFRYNTAPTGIMFENSTYVAKAFVQWKGNDLEYSKNLGLLKTIDLSSNRLSGKVPQQIGNLAGLHSLNLSRNTLTGNIIQEIGRMEMLESLDLSANRLSGEIPRSLAHLHFLSFLNVSSNNLSGEIPLSTQLQSFNASAYAGNPELCGLPLSNKCPGKEKTTESPNTDKNIQEDEDRSITQGFYASMGLGFFFGFWGVFGPLLFYSRSQHAFFKFLNHITDWIYLTTALNWARLQKRL